In Acidimicrobiia bacterium, one genomic interval encodes:
- a CDS encoding peroxiredoxin: protein MVEVGQEAPDFSLPDQNRNPWRLSEHRGEKLVLVFFPFAFSSVCGQEMCALRDERKMFESEGASVIGICCDSVHAIKAWSDQNGFDFPILADRWPLGEVSKLYGAFDESIGAARRVSVVIGQDGRVVKVVESPDIKTPRDSSEYHSALQGT from the coding sequence ATGGTAGAAGTAGGACAAGAGGCACCCGATTTTTCTCTTCCCGACCAGAATCGCAATCCGTGGAGGCTTTCAGAGCACCGAGGAGAAAAACTGGTGCTGGTATTCTTCCCGTTTGCTTTTTCCTCGGTGTGCGGACAGGAAATGTGTGCTCTGCGAGACGAACGAAAAATGTTCGAGAGCGAGGGTGCTTCGGTTATAGGTATCTGCTGTGACTCCGTTCATGCTATCAAAGCATGGTCGGATCAGAACGGCTTTGACTTTCCCATACTCGCCGACCGATGGCCCCTAGGCGAGGTATCGAAACTGTACGGTGCGTTCGACGAGTCCATTGGTGCGGCCCGCAGAGTATCGGTAGTAATTGGCCAAGATGGCAGGGTAGTTAAAGTAGTGGAATCGCCCGACATAAAAACCCCGAGAGATTCTTCTGAGTATCACTCGGCGCTGCAAGGTACGTGA